From Poecilia reticulata strain Guanapo unplaced genomic scaffold, Guppy_female_1.0+MT scaffold_277, whole genome shotgun sequence:
AACGTTTATTGTTAGTTAATTAAATGGATAATTTAATCTGGGCCGCAGCGCTGCTGTGACGTTTGCGTTCTCCTTCTGCGCATGCGTGAAAGCCGTTCMCGGTGAGCGGCRGTTTAACGGTAACACTGTGATTCCGGCTGACCGCCGCCCGGCAGGTGGTCCTGACCGGGATCGGAGCGGATGAGCAGCTGGCCGGTTACTCCCGCCACAGAGTCCGGTTCCAGGCGGCGGGACTCCGGGCTCTGCTGGCGGAGCTGAGCATGGAGCTGGGCCGGATCTCCTCCAGGAACCTGGGCCGGGACGACCGAGTGGTGGGAGACCAGGGGAAGGAGGCCAGGTAGGCGGAGCCAGAGACCGGAAATGACCGGAAATATTAAGATTTAACGAGAAAATATGGATTTTTCTTTYTGTTGCGAAGCTGGAATGTTGAGGTTTatggagggaaaataaaaaaatcaggtttttgATCAGCTGATCAAAGGAACCAACCAGAGCAGCTGAAGATCATTTTAGAAATGATTTAATCTGACAATCAAATTactctgattaatcgattaatctctGGTGATTAACCTCAATTGATTGATTAGTGTGAAGACTAATCAGATAAAAAgatctgagtttttatttaacaaccTTTTTGTATGCAATATTAAAAACGCGTTAAAATATGCAACNNNNNNNNNNNNNNNNNNNNNNNNNNNNNNNNNNNNNNNNNNNNNNNNNNNNNNNNNNNNNNNNNNNNNNNNNNNNNNNNNNNNNNNNNNNNNNNNNNNNNNNNNNNNNNNNNNNNNNNNNNNNNNNNNNNNNNNNNNNNNNNNNNNNNNNNNNNNNNNNNNGTGAAAATATTCCAGACTGAATattagaaattatatttttataataaaatttgattcaaaactcattttaatgacattttccttataattttgtaataaattgttttttgttttttctttccatcatgcagaacaaaaaccagcaaaagtaaaaaaacattttgtttttttttttgagactttttctgaaaataaaaacaaaacaaagtagattttaaaatcatttattggTAAATTTTCATCCATTTGACAGATTAAACCTGAtagaatgtttttaatgtaattggATCTGAAACCAGATTAATTTGTTCTGCTGCTCAGGATGAARCCAGtggctggttctgatccgaccCGCTGCATCGTCTCCCTGCAGGTTTCCGTACCTGGACGAGGACGTGGTCAGCCACCTGAGCTCGCTGCCCGTCTGGCTGAAGGCCGACCTGTCTCTGCCGCGCGGCGTCGGCGAGAAGCTGCTCCTGCGGTCGGCGGCCAGGCAGCTGGGCCTGGGCCCGTCGGCCGTCCTGCCCAAGCGGGCCGTGCAGTTCGGCTCGCGCGTGGCCAAGATGGAGGACCGGCGGGAGAAGGCGTCCGATAAATGCAGGAGGCTCCTGACCGGGTGACTGGCAGCCTCTGGTTTCCTGTTTGAATCATTCTGAAATCATTTCCCATTAAAAGCTGGCCCTTTAAACCATGAAGGTTTTGTCGTCCTGCAGCTTCTGGCTGAAGTAAACGTCACACTCCAGGTACGACGGCAGGTTTCCCACGTCGAAGCGTCCAGAGATCTCCTGGGTGAAAACCGGCTTCCTGTTGAAGTTAGAAAGTTAGAGACCATTTTCTGCTTGCTGGACGGACGTCGTTTCCCGTTACCTCGGGATGAGCCATGACACAAAGTTCCCCGGAGCGTCGCGCTCTTCGATCGGAGCGTCCTGATGACACAAAGTTTCTCAGTGAGAATCTGAACGTCTGGAAACTGAAAGTCGTCGTTCAGGTTGAATTTGACCTTCTTCTCCTGCAGGAAGGCGTCCAGCAGAGGAAGACTCTCCTTGGAGAACACGTAGAAACACGGACACTGggaaatatttagaatattcaCAGGTCAAGAGCCATGAGGCAGCGGTGGGAACACTTTGCTAGTACAGTAGTGgagctaattttagctttagTGTTCTTGCTAGCACAGgactaaaatattaaatgtaacgTGGTGTTGGTTTCACCCGACAGCGCTGGCTTCTACTAAACAAGATGTTAGCATAGCGTTTTACCACAAAATAACATGTTGCTGCGGgtctttagcgttagcttccacTGAATATCACAATGTTTTGAAATAGTACCAGCTAAATACTGTTCTTatagcatgttagcattagTTTCCACTACACACCATGTTGATTTAGTGCTTTAGTATTAGCTTTTCCTAATTAGCATAATGGAATTGTGATTTAgaattagcttctgctaaatccAGTGTTGGTATAACTATTGTGATGACACTGACAGTCGTGGTTAGCGTAGCTAGCATGTAGCTAGCATCGGGCGCCCTGAKGGACTCACGGCTCTCCTGGACTCGGTCTCTGAAGGCCGCGGCTTCTCCTTCatccggagaacccggagatcATCATCCACCTCCAGGATCCCGTACTTCTGGGtttctgcagagcagcaggagaacGTTCGTCCTTCCACTAACTGcagcatgatgatgatgatgatctcACCTTCGTCCCTGCAGCGGTAGCACAGCAGCAGGCAGCTGTCGGCGCTCCTCGCCTGCAGCTCGGAAACCTTCTGTGCGACCCGGCCCAGACTGAAGTCCTCCCTGAACAGCGTGTCGCTGCAGAAACATCAGAACCGGCGTCAAGTCCCAGAAACCCGCCACGGGTCCAGACCAACCAGAACCTCACCCTCCAATGACGATCACGCCGTCCTGGATGCCGAAGTGCTTCACCGCCAGCTGCAGGCAGGCGACGGCGCCGAGCCGCTCCTGGGACGGACAGACCACGTTAATGTGGGTCGGATCAGAACCGACCGGTTCTAACGGGTTTTTATCGGTTTACTTCGTTGCTTCGCGTCTCATCGCTGAGAATCTGCACTTCCGGAAACTCTGCGGCCCAAACGGCGAATGCAGCCTGGTGGAGAGCGTTGGTCTGAGGAAGAGCAGAACCGGAACCATGCGGTCCGATTTAAAACCCACCAGAGTTCTGGTTACAAACCGTCTGACGTTTAAATCTGGTTCCATTCTGACCCGTTTCACTCCAAACTGCATGTCAGGTTCATTTCTGCCAAAATGATTCAGAATAAACCAAAACTAAATGATGGAAAGTTCGTAAAGCTACAGGCTCCCGTTTCTATGGttacagtcaaaaatgtacctATAATTTTGGTTATTTAGCCTGTCAGGAAAAAACTGAGGTCCATCTTCCaaattcatattttcaccatttggttcatttttaaaatgtcagaactAAACATAGTTAGCTCAACATTTAGCTTACCGGCTATACATgggagttaaatatttagcttgaggGTTGAAGCTGGTTGCTGGTTAAATCTTGGGACGGAGATTTTCTCCTGAGGTGAATTTGTGAACAAATCCCAGTTAAAgtacaaggaaaaaaataatttttagatttGAGCTAGCTTAGCACAGCAATAAACGAGTATTTTTTATCTGGTATAAACTAAATGTTGCAATTCCTTTAGATTGTGGCTTAAAATGCTGCGTTCAGATGAAAAATACCTtctaaacatttaataattctCAGTCAATAAGATTCAAGCATGAGACCCTAACAGCARAACCTATTAGCTTGCGTATGACTTGGACCGGCCCAGTCCAAAGAACCCAAAACGGTATAAAAATGTGTCGGTTTTTAATCAGTGGgataaaagttttacaaataaccTTTAAAGTAAAACGGTCCAATTCAAGTTTGGCTGTGTTGGTTTTTAACCAGACGGGGTCAAAGGTTGCGTTGAGTTGATAAACGGACGGACTAGTTCTGGGTCATCTAGTTCATTAACCGGTTCCAATTAGGATCCGGATCATTCCCTTCGGTTCGGCTGTCTGTATTTTTGGGTTCCTACCACCACGTAGATCCCGTCCACCGCCCCGGACCGGGTCAGCGCCCGGACCCAGCGGCTGATCAGCGGGCTCCGGCCCACCGGCAGCAGCGGCTTCGGAACCCCGACCAGGTGAGCGAACCTGCCGCTGCGGTCGGAGGAAACGTCCCGCTGCAGTCTGGTTCCGTAGCCCGCGGCGAGGATCACGGCCTTCATCTAGAACTCTTGTCTGGGCCAATCTGGGTCGGGGTTCTGGTTCCAGGACCGGCTGAACTGGGGCAAAGTTCCCATTCTTCTTTGGAGGTTAGGAAGGAGCTCTTTGCGCTCTACCGCCCCCTGGAGGAACTAATAAATCACTGACCGCAGAGTTCAGAACACCCACCCGAACCAGCTGGACTGGACCGAACCAGAACTGACTGGATCATAAATATTCaccatttataaatgaaaaatWAAAGGTTTTCATGTTGGGATGSTGCAGAAGCCGTGAACCAGTTATTCTGTATAATTTRWWAWAGTTTTAGGGCCATTTCTCTCCTTCCACTTCAGAACCGTTTTATCCTGATACTTTATTTAGATCGAATATTAAAGTATCTACTTTAGTTTCTACTCTGGACCGACGCAGGAAGCCGTTCTGATCCGACCAGAACCGCTCATGCTGGACCTCTGACCCGACAGGAAGGACGAAACAAGTTCTGACAAACTAACATTTATTGACCCAGTCGGGTTAAACCGGGTTACAGCAGCAGAACCGTCGGTCTACTCTGCGTCCTCCGACCCGCTTCCAGCTGCAGGCGGCGCCGCCTCCGGTTCTGAAGCCGCGAGCGGTTCCGGCTGATCCGACAGCTCGGCCTCAGGCTCCTCCATCGGTTCCTCCAATGGCTcctggcccggttctggttctggttctggttcctctgcgGCCTTCGgctcttcctcctgcagaaaAGAACCTCCAGACTTTAACTGACCAGGATCCTGttccgggtcagaaccagaaccaccggGACTCGGGTCTCACACCACGAGTCCATTCTGGAGTCCTTCGTTTGGATTCTCGGACCCGAGTCGGGTCGTGGCGACTCGTCAGAACAGGAAGTCGGCTCACCTGGTCAATCGGGTCGTCCGTCTCAGGTGTCGGTGGCTCCGCCTCTTCCTGTTCCATCGGTTCCTCTTCGTCCCGCAGCAGAACGGTTTCCTGCTGTGGCgccggtcctggttctggtcctggttcagGTCCGGGTCCTGGCTGCTGTGCGGCAGTCGGTTCTGCTGGTTCCTCCTGGAACAACAGAGGACAGTGAGACCCTGAACCCGTCCGRACCCAGAGGGAGGAAMGGCGCTGACCTTCAGAACCGGCTCCGCTGGCACYGGGTCGGGCTTCTTGTGGGCCTCCAGCACCGTCATGATGGAGGTCGGGATGTGAGCTTGCTGCAGGCAGGAAGGAGGACGGTCAGGAGCGCGGCGCAGCGCGGCAGGCGGGAAGCGAGAAGAGCTCTGACCTGATGCGGCGTGAAGGACAGGACGTGCTGCAGCAGCGGCGCCCTCATCTCCGGGCAGCGCTCGAACACGCTGGCCAGCTGCGGCGgcggcagctgcagcagaacgcTGTAGGACTGCGGCTTGGTCCGCTGGCAGCACTTCACGAAGCCCTCCCACACCTTGGGGTACTTCCACACCTGGAGGACGGATGGAGGTCAGGCGCTGACCCGATGGAAGTCGGCTGACCCGGCGGCGGCGGCTCACCTGCTTGAGGATGAGGCGGGACAGGATGTTCATGACGAAGCCGCCCAGGCGCGGGTACATGGTGAGGGACTGGATGACGGTGCGCATCAGCAGCATGGGCAGCGGGTTCTGCTCCATCAGCTGCTGCATCACCACCGCCAGCACCTCCGACGTGTAGACGTTCTTCTCCCCGAAGCACAGGTTGGTGGCTGTCGGTCCAAATCACACAAATTAACCACGCAGGAGATCagacatacttaaaaaatacaaaaacttcaCAGGattactgccatctagtggtgagGATGAAGACTGCAACAGACCTGCCCTCTAGAGGGCGACATGACGGCTCAGCGTTAGCTTCCACTACACGCCGTGTTGGACGGCTTGTTGCtcgtttaaaataaaacctgattgAGTTTGTCCTCTTAATTCTTGGTTCTGTTACTTTAGGAGCCGTTTTCTTATTTCTGGGCTGTAAATGATTCagttaaactttatttctgctgcttgttttgttcTCACGCTTCGTGACATCAGAGCGTCACTGAAACGCCGCTTGGtgtttgaactctgacctttgaTGATGGATTTCATGTCGCACTTTGTTGAGTCGATGTTGTGCAAAGCGATGAGCAGATCGCCTGGAGTCAGCGGAGAAACCGAAGAGCTTCCCTCACCTGCCAAGGGAAACCAGAGAACCCGTTAGCTAACGGCTAACTGCTAACGGCTAACTGCTAACCCGCGTCGCTTCATCAACACAAATCGTTTATAAACaggcttgtgtttgttttcgcTCCGGTTtgacagtaaaacatgtttaagcTCCGGGTCGCTGGATCCGGACTCCAGAACCAGAAACGTTGTTCCTGGTTTGACTTGGACTCATGTTTCCAGATGCTGTGGAACCTGAAGTCCTCTGTGGCGTCACGTCTtaattagggctgttgtaaacgattattttagtcatctatagatttttcttacgattaatcgagtaattggataaaaacaattatgaaatgaaatattggtaaatcttccataacaccagtgttactatcggatatcaacatcagtctattttttccacatttgagcttccctaccagttacNNNNNNNNNNNNNNNNNNNNNNNNNNNNNNNNNNNNNNNNNNNNNNNNNNNNNNNNNNNNNNNNNNNNNNNNNNNNNNNNNNNNNNNNNNNNNNNNNNNNNNNNNNNNNNNNNNNNNNNNNNNNNNNNNNNNNNNNNNNNNNNNNNNNNNNNNNNNNNNNNNNNNNNNNNNNNNNNNNNNNNNNNNNNNNNNNNNNNNNNNNNNNNNNNNNNNNNNNNNNNNNNNNNNNNNNNNNNNNNNNNNNNNNNNNNNNNNNNNNNNNNNNNNNNNNNNNNNNNNNNNNNNNNNNNNNNNNNNNNNNNNNNNNNNNNNNNNNNNNNNNNNNNNNNNNNNNNNNNNNNNNNNNNNNNNNNNNNNNNNNNNNNNNNNNNNNNNNNNNNNNNNNNNNNNNNNNNNNNNNNNNNNNNNNNNNNNNNNNNNNNNNNNNNNNNNNNNNNNNNNNNNNNNNNNNNNNNNNNNNNNNNNNNNNNNNNNNNNNNNctcgaatcactcgaggaatcgtttcagccctagtctTAATGTTTCCCTACAGAACTATTCACTTCGCTATGTGGTCCCCTGCCTTGTTCGTTTGGTACCAAACGACCAGAACCGGATATTTTACGCCCCCGGGAGCAGAAACGCCCCCCCTGCCCCCGGCGGGAAGCGGCGCCGTACTGTGCTGAGTTCCCAGCAGCCGGTTGAAGACTTCCTTCACGACGATCGGGTTGAGCTTGATGAGCTTTGGCAGAGCCTGGATGACTTCATTCTGAGGAGGAAACAGAACCGTCAGCGAAACGCCACCGAGCGGCGCCGGACCGACCCGCTCCCTCGGGAACTCCACCTTCTCCAGGCCGTTGATGACCGGGATCAGGAAGCGGACGTCCGGAACACGCTTGTGGTAGAGGTCCCGGACCCGCTCCACCAGCTCCGGCGACGGAGGCACTGGGCGGAGGAATGACACGCATCAGAACCGGACCGGTCTCATCTGGACCTTCGTGTTTCTGCCTGGGTTCAGATCTTTTCTACCTTTATCGGTCAAAATGTGCAGACAGCGAGTGACCAGAGTCTCTGCCCCCTTGGGACAGTTTTCCaccagaagcagcagctctggagaATTCATCCCCATCCCGCGGATCTGCAAGGACAAAAACCCAAACGGTCAGGATGAGCTGCAGCTCTATAGATCTACAGAGTCATTCTAACCGCTACGGTCTCAGATCCAGAACAGAGACCGTTGATGCTGATGCAGCAGCATTAAGGCCTCCCCTCAAGcctttccttcaaaataaaatcacaagcCTACAAGTGGAGGCGTAATGACGAACTCGGTCCTGTTGAGGGCGACACTGATACATGGATgaaattagcattagcattagctgaaTAACCTGATGACGTATCACAGGCTAGCTGCTGCCAGACAACAGATCCAGACAACAGACTGCTGATCCACACGGGTCATAAGTATACATACACCCCGTAATGTCTGGTCAAACGTGTCCTAGAGGACATGAGGACGGACTCACCGGCTGCTCGATGGCGCGCAGCACGCTGCGCTTGATGTCGGCGATCGCCTCGGTGTAGACGGACGCCAACTCATGGACCAGCCGGTGGTTCAGAGGAAGGAGGGACAGGTAGAGGAAGAGACACTGTCTCACCGTCTCCTCCGTCCACGGAGCAGCGACCTCTGCAGGGACATCAGACATTAGTCCCTCTGGAAACRTAGCCGCTTCCTGCGCGGTGACGGTGAGGGACGCTGACCCGTGTCCTTATCGGCGCCGAACAGCAGCGAGGGCGGGTTCGGGTGAACCAGGAGCTGCAGGTAGTTCAGGGCAAACTTCTCGATGTAGTCCCTCAGGTGGTCCTTCTCGTACATCCGCTTCAGGAAGGCCAGGGCTGTGCTGCGCACCTGGAGCACAGCGACAGCGCTaccttagcattagctttagcattagcatcagaGTGCTAGAGCTAAAGCTTTAGCTCAGATTCAGACCATATTTGGTCCCTTTTCATGTATAAAATCAGGACAGATGGACGTGATGAAACCAGTATAAACCAGTGGGACCAGTCCGGCCCGACCCAGCCCAGTCAGCAGAACCAGACCTTCTCTTTGTCATGGGAGCTGAGGTCCAGCAGAACGTGGAGGTACTGGAACTGCCTGGACGGCCTCTTGACGATCAGCTCCTTCAGCGTCGTCATGCCCAGATAAACCCGGGACTGaaacagaggtcagaggtcagcaggcCGCTCAGCGGGACAGCCAGAGGCGGGGGACGGTGCGTCTCGGTTACCTCGTCCTCACAGTAGCGGCGAATCACATCCAGCGCCGACTCGGTGATGATGGGAGCCTCCAGAACCAGCTTGGTGAAGAGCCTGGAACGGGAAACGGGTCAGACTGATCCGGTTGCTATGGACATTCCAGGTCCTTCCAGGCTTTCCCAGAAATTCAGCTCAATCCAAACATAATTCATCTTTGaatttatgtttaatatttcaacagaAACTGGAAAAACCCGGAACCGGATCGACACAAATAAGGAAATGGGTTGGAGGGACAGAGTGGACAGAGTGGACAGAGCGGCGGCCGCCCCACTGACCCGTCCCTCTGCTCGGGTTTCTCCTGCAGCCCGGACAGCAGCGTGTAGAGGCAGTGGTCGTATCCGTCCAGCAGGCCGGCCGGCAGCTGGCTCAGGTAGCTGTTGTACTCCTGGTACAGCAGAGAGAAGGCCAGGTCGCTACGGCAACGCATGTCCTCYAGGACGTAGTCCAGGACGTCGTCCTTCATCACGCCCTCGAACTGGGTCACCAGCCGGGACAGCAGCTTCACCCTGACCTGCAacagcagcatcatcatcatcatcgcaACGTATCCATGGAAACGTGGGGCTTacccagccaatcacagacGAGTATTCCTCAATcgaccagccaatcagaaaacgGCACAACTGGAGATGCTTTAACTTTGTACCCAGAGAACATTTGTTCAaacatgaaaatactttttgtccatttcaggtatttttgttttaactttggcAAAAATGAAATTAGGCCTCCAGCAAAATATGATTTATCAACATGGCTGACAGCGTTNNNNNNNNNNNNNNNNNNNNNNNNNNNNNNNNNNNNNNNNNNNNNNNNNNNNNNNNNNNNNNNNNNNNNNNNNNNNNNNNNNNNNNNNNNNNNNNNNNNNNNNNNNNNNNNNNNNNNNNNNNNNNNNNNNNNNNNNNNNNNNNNNNNNNNNNNNNNNNNNNNNNNNNNNNNNNNNNNNNNNNNNNNNNNNNNNNNNNNNNNNNNNNNNNNNNNNNNNNNNNNNNNNNNNNNNNNNNNNNNNNNNNNNNNNNNNNNNNNNNNNNNNNNNNNNNNNNNNNNNNNNNNNNNNNNNNNNNNNNNNNNNNNNNNNNNNNNNNNNNNNNNNNNNNNNNNNNNNNNNNNNNNNNNNNNNNNNNNNNNNNNNNNNNNNNNNNNNNNNNNNNNNNNNNNNNNNNNNNNNNNNNNNNNNNNNNNNNNNNNNNNNNNNNNNNNNNNNNNNNNNNNNNNNNNNNNNNNNNNNNNNNNNNNNNNNNNNNNNNNNNNNNNNNNNNNNNNNNNNNNNNNNNNNNNNNNNNNNNNNNNNNNNNNNNNNNNNNNNNNNNNNNNNNNNNNNNNNNNNNNNNNNNNNNNNNNNNNNNNNNNNNNNNNNNNNNNNNNNNNNNNNNNNNNNNNNNNNNNNNNNNNNNNNNNNNNNNTTAGCAACAGGCAGGTTAGCATTAGCAACAGGCAGGTTAGCATTAGCAACAGGCAGGTTAGCATTAGCAACAGGCAGGCTAGCATTAGCAACAGGcaggttagcattagcttctgctaaatacatGGCGGTACAGTTA
This genomic window contains:
- the LOC103460701 gene encoding uncharacterized protein LOC103460701 isoform X3; the protein is MKAVILAAGYGTRLQRDVSSDRSGRFAHLVGVPKPLLPVGRSPLISRWVRALTRSGAVDGIYVVTNALHQAAFAVWAAEFPEVQILSDETRSNEERLGAVACLQLAVKHFGIQDGVIVIGGDTLFREDFSLGRVAQKVSELQARSADSCLLLCYRCRDEETQKYGILEVDDDLRVLRMKEKPRPSETESRRACPCFYVFSKESLPLLDAFLQEKKVKFNLNDDFQFPDVQILTEKLCVIRTLRSKSATLRGTLCHGSSRGNGKRRPSSKQKMVSNFLTSTGSRFSPRRSLDASTWETCRRTWSVTFTSARSCRTTKPSWFKGPAFNGK
- the LOC103460701 gene encoding uncharacterized protein LOC103460701 isoform X2 — encoded protein: MKAVILAAGYGTRLQRDVSSDRSGRFAHLVGVPKPLLPVGRSPLISRWVRALTRSGAVDGIYVVTNALHQAAFAVWAAEFPEVQILSDETRSNEERLGAVACLQLAVKHFGIQDGVIVIGGDTLFREDFSLGRVAQKVSELQARSADSCLLLCYRCRDEGEIIIIIMLQLVEGRTFSCCSAETQKYGILEVDDDLRVLRMKEKPRPSETESRRACPCFYVFSKESLPLLDAFLQEKKVKFNLNDDFQFPDVQILTEKLCVIRTLRSKSATLRGTLCHGSSRGSRFSPRRSLDASTWETCRRTWSVTFTSARSCRTTKPSWFKGPAFNGK
- the LOC103460701 gene encoding uncharacterized protein LOC103460701 isoform X1; the encoded protein is MKAVILAAGYGTRLQRDVSSDRSGRFAHLVGVPKPLLPVGRSPLISRWVRALTRSGAVDGIYVVTNALHQAAFAVWAAEFPEVQILSDETRSNEERLGAVACLQLAVKHFGIQDGVIVIGGDTLFREDFSLGRVAQKVSELQARSADSCLLLCYRCRDEGEIIIIIMLQLVEGRTFSCCSAETQKYGILEVDDDLRVLRMKEKPRPSETESRRACPCFYVFSKESLPLLDAFLQEKKVKFNLNDDFQFPDVQILTEKLCVIRTLRSKSATLRGTLCHGSSRGNGKRRPSSKQKMVSNFLTSTGSRFSPRRSLDASTWETCRRTWSVTFTSARSCRTTKPSWFKGPAFNGK
- the LOC103460701 gene encoding glucose-1-phosphate thymidylyltransferase 2 isoform X5 — encoded protein: MKAVILAAGYGTRLQRDVSSDRSGRFAHLVGVPKPLLPVGRSPLISRWVRALTRSGAVDGIYVVTNALHQAAFAVWAAEFPEVQILSDETRSNEERLGAVACLQLAVKHFGIQDGVIVIGGDTLFREDFSLGRVAQKVSELQARSADSCLLLCYRCRDEETQKYGILEVDDDLRVLRMKEKPRPSETESRRACPCFYVFSKESLPLLDAFLQEKKDAPIEERDAPGNFVSWLIPRKPVFTQEISGRFDVGNLPSYLECDVYFSQKLQDDKTFMV
- the LOC103460701 gene encoding uncharacterized protein LOC103460701 isoform X4, producing the protein MKAVILAAGYGTRLQRDVSSDRSGRFAHLVGVPKPLLPVGRSPLISRWVRALTRSGAVDGIYVVTNALHQAAFAVWAAEFPEVQILSDETRSNEERLGAVACLQLAVKHFGIQDGVIVIGGDTLFREDFSLGRVAQKVSELQARSADSCLLLCYRCRDEGEIIIIIMLQLVEGRTFSCCSAETQKYGILEVDDDLRVLRMKEKPRPSETESRRACPCFYVFSKESLPLLDAFLQEKKDAPIEERDAPGNFVSWLIPRKPVFTQEISGRFDVGNLPSYLECDVYFSQKLQDDKTFMV
- the sympk gene encoding symplekin, whose translation is MERPSKDREPPAVIDVTTSEKVVELLNQAALIPTDEKLTVLKQVQELIINKDPSLLDNFLDEIIAFQTDRSMEVRKFVIGFIEEACKRDNELLLRLIANLNLLLKDDSVNVVKKAVLSLTQLYKVALQWLVRARSVSEMQEACWDLVSQMSGDVLSMLDSENDGVRTHAIKFTESLIVTLSPRTPESDVPKRQEGDISLDKVPRDHPYIRYDALCDEGKAALDKLLKFMVHPAISSINLTTALGSLATIARQRPMFMSEVVQAYETLHANLPPTLAKSQVSSVRKNLKLHLVSVLKHPCSLEFQVQIGTLLLDLGMPQSEISRNTPPPREQRKRPRYEPASEGKKVKMEPALIEDDEDKEEPVPLAAPKPAAAPTPQSAIDLTAEFLRPLLTPENVANLVLISMVYLPDIMPASFQATYTPVESAGTDAQIKHLARLMATQMTAAEIGPGLEQCKAREDESGKEEPVEDESGGKDVLIRRSLSSMVGQAISVVGGYSEKPPAPEAPAVKRLPEPILPSVQTKMAGAGGRKKVFRLADVVQPLSDSQIGALSSRAVKRILHSEKAVSQSGMSHVRVKLLSRLVTQFEGVMKDDVLDYVLEDMRCRSDLAFSLLYQEYNSYLSQLPAGLLDGYDHCLYTLLSGLQEKPEQRDGLFTKLVLEAPIITESALDVIRRYCEDESRVYLGMTTLKELIVKRPSRQFQYLHVLLDLSSHDKEKVRSTALAFLKRMYEKDHLRDYIEKFALNYLQLLVHPNPPSLLFGADKDTEVAAPWTEETVRQCLFLYLSLLPLNHRLVHELASVYTEAIADIKRSVLRAIEQPIRGMGMNSPELLLLVENCPKGAETLVTRCLHILTDKVPPSPELVERVRDLYHKRVPDVRFLIPVINGLEKNEVIQALPKLIKLNPIVVKEVFNRLLGTQHSEGSSSVSPLTPGDLLIALHNIDSTKCDMKSIIKATNLCFGEKNVYTSEVLAVVMQQLMEQNPLPMLLMRTVIQSLTMYPRLGGFVMNILSRLILKQVWKYPKVWEGFVKCCQRTKPQSYSVLLQLPPPQLASVFERCPEMRAPLLQHVLSFTPHQQAHIPTSIMTVLEAHKKPDPVPAEPVLKEEPAEPTAAQQPGPGPEPGPEPGPAPQQETVLLRDEEEPMEQEEAEPPTPETDDPIDQEEEPKAAEEPEPEPEPGQEPLEEPMEEPEAELSDQPEPLAASEPEAAPPAAGSGSEDAE